In the Geobacter sp. FeAm09 genome, one interval contains:
- a CDS encoding nitrous oxide reductase accessory protein NosL, producing MSTMLCRALFVLLFVVAVPPAFSAGPAPAPSEREKCPVCGMFVAKYPDWAAAIQFNDGTRAAFDGPKDLFTYFLNLKRFNPGKSRDAVTAIRVKDYYSLATIDGHTAYYVVGSDVYGPMGKELVPFAKLSDARGFMVDHRGTRVVRLSEITPAFLKSLE from the coding sequence ATGTCCACTATGCTTTGCCGTGCGCTGTTTGTGCTCCTGTTCGTCGTTGCCGTGCCCCCGGCTTTCTCCGCCGGCCCGGCACCGGCGCCGTCCGAGAGGGAAAAATGCCCGGTATGCGGGATGTTCGTTGCCAAGTATCCTGACTGGGCCGCCGCCATACAGTTCAACGATGGCACCCGCGCGGCCTTCGACGGCCCCAAGGACCTGTTCACCTATTTCCTGAACCTCAAAAGGTTCAACCCGGGCAAATCCAGGGACGCCGTCACCGCCATCCGGGTAAAGGATTATTACTCGCTCGCGACCATCGACGGCCATACGGCCTATTACGTGGTGGGCAGCGACGTGTACGGCCCCATGGGCAAGGAACTCGTGCCGTTCGCCAAACTCAGCGACGCCCGCGGCTTCATGGTCGATCACCGGGGCACGAGGGTCGTGCGTCTGAGCGAGATCACCCCGGCCTTCCTGAAATCGCTGGAATAG
- a CDS encoding SCO family protein: MPKNILLPLFAFFLLGLMPALEPAGAADAKKYQRTIEAYAIPDVVLVNQNGTKVRLREALKSDKPVVVDFIFGTCTTICPILSVGYANLQQKLGANSPNVHLVSISIDPENDTPKVMRDYLKRYRAKPGWDFLTGSRADIDKVMYAFNAYIPNKMSHYPLTLIRSPRDGKWIRIFGLLSSSEFMNECQKAGIQ; this comes from the coding sequence GTGCCCAAGAATATCCTGCTCCCCCTGTTCGCATTCTTCCTGCTGGGGCTCATGCCGGCGCTCGAACCGGCCGGGGCCGCCGACGCCAAGAAATATCAGCGCACCATCGAGGCCTACGCCATCCCGGATGTGGTCCTGGTAAACCAGAACGGCACGAAGGTCCGGCTCAGGGAAGCGCTGAAGTCCGACAAGCCGGTCGTCGTCGATTTCATCTTCGGCACCTGCACCACCATCTGCCCCATACTCTCGGTCGGCTATGCCAATCTTCAGCAGAAGCTCGGCGCCAACTCCCCAAACGTCCACCTGGTTTCCATCTCCATCGATCCCGAGAACGACACCCCGAAGGTCATGCGGGACTACCTGAAACGATACCGGGCAAAACCGGGATGGGATTTCCTGACCGGTTCACGGGCGGACATCGACAAGGTCATGTACGCCTTCAACGCCTATATTCCCAACAAGATGTCCCATTATCCCCTGACCCTGATCCGCTCGCCGCGGGACGGCAAATGGATCAGGATTTTCGGGCTCCTCAGCAGTTCGGAGTTCATGAATGAATGCCAAAAGGCGGGCATCCAATGA
- a CDS encoding nitrous oxide reductase accessory protein NosL produces MKIHLLCTGIMAGITLAAGIVAGAEQHGGHQHALAAEAAAPADVALHSACAHCGMSRAKFAHSRMLVTYADGKTVGVCSIHCAAIELKSRKGEGVASLQVGDYGTKALIDATKAFWVIGGDQRGVMTKTPKWAFAEKQAAEAFIGKHGGKRAAYGEALDLAEKDGTK; encoded by the coding sequence ATGAAGATACACCTCTTGTGCACCGGCATCATGGCGGGTATCACCCTGGCTGCAGGCATTGTCGCGGGCGCGGAACAGCACGGCGGCCATCAGCACGCGCTTGCCGCGGAGGCCGCCGCCCCGGCCGATGTAGCGCTGCACAGCGCGTGCGCCCATTGCGGCATGAGCAGGGCGAAGTTCGCCCACTCCCGCATGCTGGTAACCTACGCCGACGGTAAAACGGTCGGCGTCTGCAGCATCCATTGCGCCGCCATCGAGCTCAAGAGCAGAAAAGGGGAGGGCGTGGCCTCCCTTCAGGTCGGCGATTACGGCACCAAGGCGCTGATCGACGCGACAAAGGCTTTCTGGGTGATCGGCGGGGACCAGCGGGGCGTAATGACCAAAACGCCCAAATGGGCCTTTGCCGAAAAACAGGCCGCCGAGGCCTTCATCGGCAAGCACGGCGGCAAGCGGGCGGCCTATGGGGAGGCGCTCGACCTGGCGGAAAAAGACGGGACAAAATAA
- a CDS encoding ABC transporter permease yields the protein MFSALGRWAIIRFSIVMDILATMGRAGRSVLSLEGRAAVRAVFMKQIYFTGLEASGIIMTIALILGTVIITQVVSLVGDNGFLTGKILVWVVLRELAPLLTAIVVIARSGTAIAAELGAMKINGEIEALETMGIPSEHYLIFPRVAGVTVSVVILTVYFVLTAFIGSFLIASVGWHVPYEQFIQGILAALGVKEVVVPLFKSVLFGLCTSATCCCFGLSVDRSVTEVPQVATKGVMASLFIVFFMNALVTYLSSL from the coding sequence ATGTTCAGTGCACTAGGCCGTTGGGCCATCATACGTTTCTCCATCGTTATGGACATTCTCGCCACCATGGGGCGCGCCGGCAGGAGCGTCCTGTCCCTCGAAGGGCGGGCGGCCGTCCGCGCGGTATTCATGAAACAGATCTATTTCACCGGTCTGGAGGCGTCGGGCATCATCATGACCATCGCCCTGATCCTGGGCACGGTCATCATTACCCAGGTGGTCAGCCTGGTGGGGGATAACGGCTTCCTGACCGGAAAGATCCTGGTGTGGGTCGTGCTGCGGGAGTTGGCGCCGCTCTTGACCGCCATCGTCGTCATTGCCCGCAGCGGAACGGCAATCGCCGCCGAACTCGGCGCCATGAAGATCAACGGTGAAATCGAGGCCCTGGAGACGATGGGGATTCCCAGCGAACACTACCTGATATTTCCCCGCGTCGCCGGGGTAACCGTTTCGGTGGTCATCCTGACGGTCTATTTCGTCCTGACCGCGTTTATCGGGAGTTTTCTCATCGCCTCCGTGGGATGGCACGTCCCCTACGAGCAGTTTATCCAGGGGATTCTGGCGGCCCTCGGCGTCAAGGAGGTCGTGGTCCCGCTGTTCAAGAGCGTGCTGTTCGGCCTCTGCACCTCGGCCACCTGCTGCTGCTTTGGCCTCAGCGTTGACCGGAGCGTCACCGAGGTCCCCCAGGTCGCCACCAAGGGGGTCATGGCCAGCCTGTTCATCGTTTTTTTCATGAATGCCCTGGTAACCTATCTTTCATCGCTGTAA
- a CDS encoding 3',5'-cyclic-nucleotide phosphodiesterase, with product MKLRVLGSAGAEFPGFRPPAFLVDDHLLLDAGTIGSVLTAEEQWKIRHIFVTHAHLDHIRAIPALADNIIVRNLRQTVVVHAIPEVIAAMGEHLFNGVIWPDFTTLPDRDAPVISFHPLETGAVSALPGYDIRAVAVDHTVPAVGYIVSHGGKTLAYTGDTGPTDEFWRHVDGIDALIVEVSFPNSMEALALTTKHLTTSLLQTELGKIGKLPRRILITHPKPHYYDTISREIDSLAMKEIELLHDGAVFEL from the coding sequence ATGAAGCTACGGGTATTGGGGAGTGCGGGGGCGGAATTTCCCGGTTTCAGGCCGCCGGCCTTTCTGGTGGATGACCATCTGCTGCTGGATGCCGGCACCATCGGGTCGGTGCTGACCGCCGAGGAACAGTGGAAGATCCGGCACATCTTCGTCACCCATGCCCACCTCGACCATATCCGCGCCATTCCCGCCCTGGCCGACAATATCATCGTGCGGAACCTGCGCCAGACCGTCGTCGTCCACGCCATCCCCGAGGTCATCGCCGCCATGGGGGAGCATCTTTTCAACGGCGTGATCTGGCCGGACTTCACCACCCTGCCGGACCGGGACGCCCCGGTCATCTCGTTCCACCCCCTTGAGACAGGAGCGGTTTCCGCTCTCCCGGGCTACGACATACGCGCCGTTGCCGTCGATCACACGGTCCCGGCGGTCGGCTACATCGTCAGCCACGGGGGAAAAACGCTGGCCTATACCGGCGACACCGGGCCGACCGACGAATTCTGGCGGCATGTGGACGGCATCGATGCCCTGATCGTCGAGGTATCCTTCCCCAACAGCATGGAGGCTTTGGCGTTGACGACCAAGCACCTGACCACATCCCTGCTGCAGACCGAACTCGGAAAGATCGGGAAACTGCCCCGCCGCATCCTGATCACCCATCCCAAACCCCACTACTACGATACCATCAGCAGGGAGATCGACAGCCTTGCCATGAAGGAGATCGAACTCCTCCACGATGGCGCCGTGTTCGAGCTGTGA
- a CDS encoding RCKP-type rubredoxin-like domain-containing protein → MATWKCACGFTKEGRCKPQKCEKCGEKGQFVKAE, encoded by the coding sequence ATGGCAACCTGGAAATGTGCCTGCGGGTTTACCAAGGAAGGGCGCTGCAAGCCGCAAAAATGCGAAAAATGCGGAGAAAAAGGGCAGTTCGTCAAGGCTGAGTAG
- a CDS encoding LysR substrate-binding domain-containing protein: protein MECDESRSAVRRFVGMEDVVLRVGASNTPGTCLIPALLDQFHRQYPSVRLEVLQGDSTSVIGQLVNEEVELGFIGGRFNDERIHFEALGEDTIVCAVSSDIAAKGKQSLSQAELCKVPLIVREQGSGTQKAVYEAFAGTWINKDSLRIVAVLGSSEAIKRAILNGTGYAFISSMVIADELNHGELTTVRIPGLNISRTFYAARREGRELSPAAAAFWELMLSRGKG from the coding sequence GTGGAATGCGACGAGTCCCGCTCGGCGGTGCGCCGCTTCGTCGGCATGGAGGACGTGGTGCTGCGCGTCGGCGCGAGCAATACCCCCGGAACCTGCCTGATCCCGGCACTCCTCGACCAGTTCCATCGGCAATACCCCAGCGTGCGCCTGGAGGTGCTCCAGGGGGACAGCACGTCGGTCATTGGGCAACTGGTGAACGAGGAGGTCGAACTGGGATTCATCGGCGGGCGCTTCAATGACGAGCGGATTCATTTCGAAGCCCTGGGCGAGGATACCATTGTGTGCGCCGTTTCTTCCGATATCGCCGCAAAGGGCAAACAAAGCCTCAGCCAGGCCGAGCTGTGCAAGGTGCCGCTGATTGTCCGCGAACAGGGCTCGGGAACGCAAAAGGCGGTCTACGAGGCCTTTGCCGGAACCTGGATCAACAAGGATTCGCTCCGCATCGTCGCGGTGCTCGGCAGCAGCGAGGCGATCAAGCGCGCCATCCTGAACGGCACCGGGTATGCCTTCATTTCCAGCATGGTCATAGCGGATGAGTTGAACCACGGAGAACTGACGACGGTCAGAATCCCCGGCTTGAATATTTCCCGGACATTCTATGCCGCCCGGCGGGAGGGCAGGGAACTCTCCCCGGCCGCCGCGGCCTTCTGGGAGCTGATGCTCTCCCGCGGGAAAGGGTGA